From the genome of Papaver somniferum cultivar HN1 chromosome 2, ASM357369v1, whole genome shotgun sequence, one region includes:
- the LOC113349638 gene encoding spermatogenesis-associated protein 20-like isoform X1, with protein sequence MTFLSSQLSLSTSSSSSSMLFRNLLTTTCLQGYFFSHHQRKLLSINRKPILKKPSFTRPIHSYRVLSMADKQTISPPAQSHTNRLALEHSPYLLQHAHNPVNWYPWGEEAFEEAKKRDIPIFLSIGYSTCHWCHVMEVESFEDEQVAKLLNDWFVSIKVDREERPDVDKVYMTYVQALYGGGGWPLSCFLSPDLKPLMGGTYFPPEDNFGRPGFKTILRKVKEAWESKREVLVNSGAFAIEQMSEALSASASSSKLTSDVAQNALRLCAEQLSQRYDSKLGGFGSAPKFPRPVEIQLMLYQAKNLEEAGKLNESKKHLKMVYFTLQSMAKGGIHDHVGGGFHRYSVDDYWHVPHFEKMLYDQGQLVNVYLDAFTFTKDAFYSNVARDILDYLRRDMIGPEGEIYSAEDADSAESEGATRKKEGAFYVWTSKEVESIIGEYANLFKEHYYIKPSGNCDLSKMSDPHKEFKGLNVLIERSDASAMASKFGMSKNEYFDVLGACRKKLFDVRSKRPRPHLDDKVIVSWNGLVISSFARASKILMGEPEGTQFSFPVVGCNPEEYLEVASKAASFIKRQLYDDQTKRLQHSFRKGPSKAPGFLDDYAFLIQGLLDLYEFGGGTNWLSWAIELQDIQASDLSFSLLYTCSTIFVCYCLTLLCELRYQDELFLDHEGGGYFNTTGEDSSVLLRVKEDHDGAEPSGNSVSIINLVRLSSMVASSKSEKFRRNAEHVLAVFEKRLKDMAMAVPLMCCAADMLSVPSRKQVVLAGPKPSLEFHNMISASHASYYPNKTVIHVDLTNKEDREFWEKNNENIAQMAKGSPAADKVVAFVCQNFTCSAPVSDPEALRTLLDPKPSRK encoded by the exons ATGACTTTTCTTTCTTCCCAACTTTCTctctccacttcttcttcttcctcttctatgCTCTTCAGAAACCTTCTCACAACTACTTGTCTTCAAGGTTACTTCTTTTCTCACCATCAACGTAAACTATTATCCATTAACAGAAAACCCATTTTGAAAAAACCTTCCTTTACGAGACCAATCCACTCGTATAGAGTATTATCAATGGCTGATAAACAAACCATATCACCACCAGCTCAATCTCATACTAATCGGCTTGCTTTAGAACATAGTCCGTATCTTCTACAACATGCTCATAACCCG GTTAATTGGTATCCATGGGGTGAAGAAGCATTTGAAGAAGCTAAGAAGAGAGATATCCCAATTTTCTTATCAA TTGGATACAGTACTTGTCACTG GTGTCATGTTATGGAGGTAGAGTCATTTGAGGATGAACAAGTGGCTAAATTGCTAAATGACTGGTTTGTTAGTATCAAA GTGGATCGCGAGGAACGACCTGATGTTGATAAG GTGTACATGACATATGTGCAAGCGttgtatggtggtggtggttggccaCTCAGTTGTTTCCTCTCACCTGATTTGAAGCCTTTAATGGGTGGAACATACTTCCCTCCAGAGGACAACTTTGGGCGACCAGGATTCAAAACTATACTTCG AAAAGTAAAGGAGGCATGGGAGTCTAAAAGAGAAGTGCTGGTTAATAGTGGAGCTTTTGCAATAGAACAGATGTCAGAGGCTTTGTCTGCAAGTGCCAGCTCTAGTAAGTTAACAAGTGATGTAGCTCAAAATGCATTGCGTCTCTGTGCTGAACAG TTGAGTCAGAGATATGATTCGAAATTGGGAGGGTTTGGATCTGCCCCGAAGTTTCCAAGACCTGTCGAAATTCAGCTAATGCTTTATCAAGCAAAGAATCTGGAGGAGGCCGGGAAATTAAACGAATCAAAGAAACATCTAAAAATGGTGTATTTTACCTTGCAAAGTATGGCAAAAGGTGGCATCCATGATCACGTTGGAGGTGGTTTTCATAGATACAGTGTGGACGATTATTGGCATG TTCCACACTTTGAGAAAATGTTGTATGATCAAGGGCAGCTTGTTAATGTCTATTTGGATGCCTTCACTTTTACAAAGGACGCCTTCTACTCAAATGTTGCTAGGGATATTCTCGACTATTTGAGGAGAGATATGATTGGACCAGAGGGCGAAATATATTCAGCTGAAGATGCTGATAGTGCTGAATCTGAGGGTGCCACAAGAAAGAAGGAAGGAGCTTTCTATGTTTGGACGAGTAAAGAG GTTGAAAGCATCATCGGTGAATATGCAAATCTGTTCAAAGAACATTATTATATAAAACCTTCGGGGAACTGTGACCTATCTAAAATGAGCGACCCTCACAAAGAATTTAAGGGTTTGAATGTGCTCATAGAGAGAAGTGATGCGTCTGCAATGGCATCAAAGTTTGGCATGTCCAAGAATGAGTATTTTGATGTATTGGGAGCCTGTCGAAAAAAACTTTTTGATGTTAGATCAAAAAGGCCACGCCCACATTTGGATGATAAG GTGATTGTTTCATGGAATGGACTTGTGATTTCCTCTTTTGCAAGAGCTTCTAAGATTCTCATGGGGGAGCCAGAGGGTACCCAATTCAGTTTTCCTGTCGTTGGATGCAAT CCTGAGGAATATCTAGAAGTTGCAAGCAAAGCCGCATCTTTCATCAAAAGACAGCTCTATGATGATCAAACAAAAAGGTTACAACACAGCTTTCGGAAAGGTCCATCAAAAGCCCCTGGATTTTTGGATGACTATGCTTTTTTAATTCAAGGGCTGCTGGATCTCTATGAGTTTGGTGGTGGGACCAACTGGTTATCATGGGCCATTGAACTACAAGATATCCAGGCAAGTGACTTGTCATTTTCCCTTCTCTATACCTGCTCTACCATCTTTGTTTGTTATTGTTTGACACTTCTATGTGAATTACGGTACCAGGACGAGTTGTTTCTTGATCACGAGGGAGGAGGTTATTTTAACACCACTGGAGAAGATTCTTCTGTGCTTCTCCGTGTGAAAGAAGATCATGATGGAGCGGAGCCTTCTGGGAATTCTGTATCGATAATAAATCTTGTGAGATTATCATCTATGGTCGCAAGTAGCAAGTCCGAGAAATTCCGGCGAAATGCCGAACATGTTCTG GCAGTTTTTGAGAAAAGATTGAAAGACATGGCTATGGCTGTTCCTCTGATGTGCTGTGCTGCAGATATGCTTAGTGTTCCTTCCAGGAAGCAAGTTGTTCTTGCTGGGCCTAAACCTTCTCTGGAgttccataatatgatatctgCCAGTCATGCATCTTACTATCCGAACAAAACG GTAATTCATGTGGATCTAACCAACAAAGAAGACAGAGAATTCTGGGAAAAGAATAATGAAAACATTGCCCAGATGGCCAAGGGTAGTCCAGCAGCGGACAAAGTGGttgcttttgtttgtcaaaacttCACATGTAGTGCTCCAGTCAGCGACCCCGAGGCTCTGAGGACTTTACTCGACCCAAAACCATCTCGCAAGTAG
- the LOC113349638 gene encoding spermatogenesis-associated protein 20-like isoform X2, which translates to MTFLSSQLSLSTSSSSSSMLFRNLLTTTCLQGYFFSHHQRKLLSINRKPILKKPSFTRPIHSYRVLSMADKQTISPPAQSHTNRLALEHSPYLLQHAHNPVNWYPWGEEAFEEAKKRDIPIFLSIGYSTCHWCHVMEVESFEDEQVAKLLNDWFVSIKVDREERPDVDKVYMTYVQALYGGGGWPLSCFLSPDLKPLMGGTYFPPEDNFGRPGFKTILRKVKEAWESKREVLVNSGAFAIEQMSEALSASASSSKLTSDVAQNALRLCAEQLSQRYDSKLGGFGSAPKFPRPVEIQLMLYQAKNLEEAGKLNESKKHLKMVYFTLQSMAKGGIHDHVGGGFHRYSVDDYWHVPHFEKMLYDQGQLVNVYLDAFTFTKDAFYSNVARDILDYLRRDMIGPEGEIYSAEDADSAESEGATRKKEGAFYVWTSKEVESIIGEYANLFKEHYYIKPSGNCDLSKMSDPHKEFKGLNVLIERSDASAMASKFGMSKNEYFDVLGACRKKLFDVRSKRPRPHLDDKVIVSWNGLVISSFARASKILMGEPEGTQFSFPVVGCNPEEYLEVASKAASFIKRQLYDDQTKRLQHSFRKGPSKAPGFLDDYAFLIQGLLDLYEFGGGTNWLSWAIELQDIQDELFLDHEGGGYFNTTGEDSSVLLRVKEDHDGAEPSGNSVSIINLVRLSSMVASSKSEKFRRNAEHVLAVFEKRLKDMAMAVPLMCCAADMLSVPSRKQVVLAGPKPSLEFHNMISASHASYYPNKTVIHVDLTNKEDREFWEKNNENIAQMAKGSPAADKVVAFVCQNFTCSAPVSDPEALRTLLDPKPSRK; encoded by the exons ATGACTTTTCTTTCTTCCCAACTTTCTctctccacttcttcttcttcctcttctatgCTCTTCAGAAACCTTCTCACAACTACTTGTCTTCAAGGTTACTTCTTTTCTCACCATCAACGTAAACTATTATCCATTAACAGAAAACCCATTTTGAAAAAACCTTCCTTTACGAGACCAATCCACTCGTATAGAGTATTATCAATGGCTGATAAACAAACCATATCACCACCAGCTCAATCTCATACTAATCGGCTTGCTTTAGAACATAGTCCGTATCTTCTACAACATGCTCATAACCCG GTTAATTGGTATCCATGGGGTGAAGAAGCATTTGAAGAAGCTAAGAAGAGAGATATCCCAATTTTCTTATCAA TTGGATACAGTACTTGTCACTG GTGTCATGTTATGGAGGTAGAGTCATTTGAGGATGAACAAGTGGCTAAATTGCTAAATGACTGGTTTGTTAGTATCAAA GTGGATCGCGAGGAACGACCTGATGTTGATAAG GTGTACATGACATATGTGCAAGCGttgtatggtggtggtggttggccaCTCAGTTGTTTCCTCTCACCTGATTTGAAGCCTTTAATGGGTGGAACATACTTCCCTCCAGAGGACAACTTTGGGCGACCAGGATTCAAAACTATACTTCG AAAAGTAAAGGAGGCATGGGAGTCTAAAAGAGAAGTGCTGGTTAATAGTGGAGCTTTTGCAATAGAACAGATGTCAGAGGCTTTGTCTGCAAGTGCCAGCTCTAGTAAGTTAACAAGTGATGTAGCTCAAAATGCATTGCGTCTCTGTGCTGAACAG TTGAGTCAGAGATATGATTCGAAATTGGGAGGGTTTGGATCTGCCCCGAAGTTTCCAAGACCTGTCGAAATTCAGCTAATGCTTTATCAAGCAAAGAATCTGGAGGAGGCCGGGAAATTAAACGAATCAAAGAAACATCTAAAAATGGTGTATTTTACCTTGCAAAGTATGGCAAAAGGTGGCATCCATGATCACGTTGGAGGTGGTTTTCATAGATACAGTGTGGACGATTATTGGCATG TTCCACACTTTGAGAAAATGTTGTATGATCAAGGGCAGCTTGTTAATGTCTATTTGGATGCCTTCACTTTTACAAAGGACGCCTTCTACTCAAATGTTGCTAGGGATATTCTCGACTATTTGAGGAGAGATATGATTGGACCAGAGGGCGAAATATATTCAGCTGAAGATGCTGATAGTGCTGAATCTGAGGGTGCCACAAGAAAGAAGGAAGGAGCTTTCTATGTTTGGACGAGTAAAGAG GTTGAAAGCATCATCGGTGAATATGCAAATCTGTTCAAAGAACATTATTATATAAAACCTTCGGGGAACTGTGACCTATCTAAAATGAGCGACCCTCACAAAGAATTTAAGGGTTTGAATGTGCTCATAGAGAGAAGTGATGCGTCTGCAATGGCATCAAAGTTTGGCATGTCCAAGAATGAGTATTTTGATGTATTGGGAGCCTGTCGAAAAAAACTTTTTGATGTTAGATCAAAAAGGCCACGCCCACATTTGGATGATAAG GTGATTGTTTCATGGAATGGACTTGTGATTTCCTCTTTTGCAAGAGCTTCTAAGATTCTCATGGGGGAGCCAGAGGGTACCCAATTCAGTTTTCCTGTCGTTGGATGCAAT CCTGAGGAATATCTAGAAGTTGCAAGCAAAGCCGCATCTTTCATCAAAAGACAGCTCTATGATGATCAAACAAAAAGGTTACAACACAGCTTTCGGAAAGGTCCATCAAAAGCCCCTGGATTTTTGGATGACTATGCTTTTTTAATTCAAGGGCTGCTGGATCTCTATGAGTTTGGTGGTGGGACCAACTGGTTATCATGGGCCATTGAACTACAAGATATCCAG GACGAGTTGTTTCTTGATCACGAGGGAGGAGGTTATTTTAACACCACTGGAGAAGATTCTTCTGTGCTTCTCCGTGTGAAAGAAGATCATGATGGAGCGGAGCCTTCTGGGAATTCTGTATCGATAATAAATCTTGTGAGATTATCATCTATGGTCGCAAGTAGCAAGTCCGAGAAATTCCGGCGAAATGCCGAACATGTTCTG GCAGTTTTTGAGAAAAGATTGAAAGACATGGCTATGGCTGTTCCTCTGATGTGCTGTGCTGCAGATATGCTTAGTGTTCCTTCCAGGAAGCAAGTTGTTCTTGCTGGGCCTAAACCTTCTCTGGAgttccataatatgatatctgCCAGTCATGCATCTTACTATCCGAACAAAACG GTAATTCATGTGGATCTAACCAACAAAGAAGACAGAGAATTCTGGGAAAAGAATAATGAAAACATTGCCCAGATGGCCAAGGGTAGTCCAGCAGCGGACAAAGTGGttgcttttgtttgtcaaaacttCACATGTAGTGCTCCAGTCAGCGACCCCGAGGCTCTGAGGACTTTACTCGACCCAAAACCATCTCGCAAGTAG